One genomic region from Quercus robur chromosome 4, dhQueRobu3.1, whole genome shotgun sequence encodes:
- the LOC126722901 gene encoding uncharacterized protein LOC126722901, producing the protein MANPLDEVQLPEGYLSDDAMIVLTTAPATSTGNSTFSGDENNDMSQLGKDVLPIGKIPDVAENYYRFDWKVGKSVHRKLLKKVNQAVPVPNVISHQMKNRSIQRSLSFDSPRTPPNKKGDELLLKHERFKVRTINFYGSVEQRDQGTQGSQGSNSSTKSGSSK; encoded by the coding sequence GTTCAGCTACCTGAAGGGTATCTCTCAGATGATGCAATGATTGTCTTAACGACAGCTCCAGCGACAAGCACAGGGAATTCAACCTTTTCCGGAGATGAAAACAATGATATGTCACAGCTAGGAAAAGATGTCCTTCCAATAGGAAAGATACCAGACGTGGCTGAGAACTATTATAGGTTTGACTGGAAGGTGGGAAAATCAGTTCATCGAAAGCTGCTCAAGAAAGTTAATCAAGCGGTACCGGTGCCAAATGTGATCTCGCATCAAATGAAAAATCGAAGCATCCAAAGGAGTTTAAGCTTTGACTCGCCGCGAACACCTCCGAATAAAAAGGGAGACGAGTTGCTGCTAAAACATGAGCGTTTCAAGGTACGAACCATAAACTTTTATGGAAGTGTTGAGCAACGTGATCAAGGCACCCAAGGCAGTCAAGGTAGTAATAGTAGTACTAAGTCCGGTAGCTCTAAATAA